The following are from one region of the Verrucomicrobiaceae bacterium genome:
- a CDS encoding sulfatase-like hydrolase/transferase — MRTLAVFFSSFVIASLRSPLRGSIRFAMLAVSLCSALVSSFAAPPRPNILFIYADDWGFGDLACHGHPHLKTPNLDRLAREGTDFHQFTVCNPVCSPSRTAIVTGQYPARHGVHQHFAGHAENVARGMPDWLDPKAPLLPRTLHEAGYATAHYGKWHLSGQEKSMSAPLPAEYGYDDAAVWVGPGRDVFEGTSLAKVPAKEGPIYQTTAAAENALRFIRSVKDKPFYLNLWLHETHHLVAASDEDKKEYPDTAEPQRTYYSAVTRADKQIGRVLALLDELKLAENTLVFFSSDNGPENSHAKPGEKFYHSVGTTGGLRGRKRSLYLGGVNVPFIVRWPGVVPAGRVDKTSVLAGVDVMPTILAALEVKAPAGYQSDGLNVLAALKGQPFQREAPVFWEWRGPHSQEADWPTHAIRDGDHVLLHDEKFARIELYNVITYREQQQNLADKQPDVVATLKAKLDVWRKTLPTPFVQSGSRATVVKAAAKPKKAPTVDRAAAFQRWDKNADNILTLEEYTNGLAKKDDAPKRFQSFDKNNDGKLTREEFTQPSR, encoded by the coding sequence ATGCGCACACTCGCCGTCTTCTTTTCATCATTCGTCATTGCTTCGCTTCGCTCACCCCTGCGGGGCAGCATACGCTTCGCGATGCTGGCTGTCTCGCTTTGCTCGGCTCTGGTTTCGTCATTCGCGGCTCCGCCGCGTCCGAACATCCTCTTCATCTACGCCGACGACTGGGGCTTCGGCGATCTCGCCTGCCACGGGCATCCGCATTTGAAGACGCCGAATCTCGACCGACTCGCGCGTGAGGGCACGGACTTCCATCAGTTCACCGTGTGTAATCCGGTTTGCTCGCCGAGCCGCACGGCCATCGTCACCGGCCAGTATCCGGCGCGGCATGGCGTGCATCAGCACTTCGCGGGTCATGCGGAGAATGTCGCTCGCGGCATGCCGGACTGGCTTGATCCAAAGGCACCACTGCTGCCGCGCACGCTGCATGAGGCCGGCTACGCCACCGCGCATTACGGCAAATGGCATCTCAGCGGCCAGGAGAAGAGCATGAGCGCTCCGCTGCCCGCTGAATACGGCTACGACGATGCCGCCGTGTGGGTCGGTCCAGGTCGCGATGTGTTTGAAGGCACCAGCCTCGCCAAAGTGCCCGCTAAAGAAGGCCCCATTTACCAAACCACCGCCGCCGCCGAGAACGCGTTGCGCTTCATCCGCAGCGTCAAAGACAAGCCTTTCTACCTCAACCTCTGGCTGCACGAGACGCATCACCTCGTCGCCGCTTCCGATGAGGACAAAAAAGAATATCCCGACACTGCGGAGCCGCAGCGCACCTACTACTCAGCCGTCACGCGTGCCGACAAACAAATCGGCCGCGTGCTTGCTCTGCTGGATGAACTCAAGCTCGCCGAAAACACGCTCGTCTTCTTCTCCAGCGACAACGGCCCCGAAAACTCGCACGCCAAGCCCGGCGAAAAATTTTATCACAGCGTCGGCACCACCGGCGGCCTTCGCGGGCGCAAACGCAGCCTCTACCTCGGCGGCGTGAACGTGCCCTTCATCGTCCGCTGGCCCGGCGTCGTGCCCGCAGGCCGCGTGGACAAAACGAGCGTGCTCGCCGGCGTCGATGTCATGCCCACGATCCTCGCTGCGCTCGAGGTGAAAGCGCCCGCCGGTTATCAAAGCGATGGCCTCAACGTGCTCGCCGCCCTCAAAGGCCAGCCTTTCCAACGCGAAGCCCCCGTCTTTTGGGAATGGCGCGGTCCGCATTCTCAGGAAGCCGATTGGCCCACCCACGCCATCCGCGATGGCGACCACGTCCTGCTCCACGACGAAAAATTCGCCCGCATCGAGCTCTACAACGTCATCACCTACCGCGAGCAGCAGCAGAACCTCGCGGACAAGCAGCCTGATGTCGTCGCCACACTCAAAGCCAAGCTCGACGTCTGGCGCAAAACCCTGCCCACGCCCTTTGTGCAATCCGGCAGCCGCGCCACCGTCGTCAAAGCAGCCGCCAAGCCGAAAAAAGCCCCAACCGTGGACCGCGCCGCCGCTTTCCAGCGCTGGGACAAAAACGCCGACAACATCCTCACCCTCGAAGAATACACGAACGGCCTCGCGAAGAAAGACGACGCGCCAAAACGCTTCCAAAGCTTCGACAAGAACAACGATGGCAAACTGACGCGTGAGGAATTCACCCAACCCTCCCGATAA
- a CDS encoding sulfatase-like hydrolase/transferase, with protein MRRLILFLATLCPLLATAAKPNLLIITTDDMSCDSVGAFGCKLKDTTPHMDRLAARSLRFNHAHVVVGNCMPSRNVMWSGKYPHNNGIEGFRAMSKAAKTYPVLGDLVKDAGWFTGIRHKVEHSTPYSPFPWDVDLREEKKDDVKNAASWGRAAKRGMDAAKAAGKPFCLLLNVADPHKPFYAEGNKGQTVPDENVPSQVFTPEESPVPGFLPDDPVVRKELAHYYSSVRRADDCVGEILAALKASGEEENTIIIFLSDHGMPLPFAKTQLYHHSSRTPLMIRWPGLTKDGAVDEAHLISTVDLLPTILDMLGIASPGGFDGASFAEVLKGGSQPERTMIFKEHNENAGGQNTPMRAVQTKDWLYIFSPWSNGTRVMSGATAGTSTCRQMRVLAKNNEQIAARIDLFDHRVPEEAYEVRYDPDALTNLIGKPEHAQRVAELEKALEDWMVRTKDPLLEVFRKRDDTAFREEFTKSLTAKQMSRAERQKANSVAKTENEAPGLIALVLPENVIAGQTAVLRLKHAFPAEMGEKPVQVTLKDSKGTRLKRIEVNASGAGVIEVPFEIPADVQAVSFAGLVGKSIKDALQHVQSKPMKVQGKK; from the coding sequence ATGCGCCGCCTCATTCTTTTTCTCGCCACACTTTGTCCGCTGCTCGCCACGGCTGCGAAGCCGAATCTGCTCATCATCACCACGGATGACATGAGCTGTGACTCAGTGGGCGCTTTTGGCTGCAAGCTGAAGGACACCACGCCGCACATGGACCGGCTCGCAGCGCGGTCGTTGCGTTTCAATCATGCGCATGTCGTCGTAGGGAACTGCATGCCCTCGCGCAATGTGATGTGGAGCGGCAAATATCCGCACAACAACGGCATCGAGGGCTTTCGTGCGATGTCGAAGGCCGCGAAGACCTATCCCGTGCTCGGCGATCTCGTGAAGGACGCGGGCTGGTTCACCGGCATCCGGCACAAGGTGGAGCACAGCACGCCCTACTCGCCGTTTCCGTGGGATGTGGACCTGCGGGAGGAAAAGAAGGACGATGTGAAGAACGCCGCGTCGTGGGGACGTGCGGCGAAACGCGGCATGGACGCCGCGAAGGCTGCCGGGAAGCCGTTTTGCCTGCTGCTCAATGTCGCGGACCCGCACAAACCTTTCTATGCTGAGGGAAACAAGGGTCAGACGGTGCCGGATGAAAACGTGCCGAGCCAAGTCTTCACCCCGGAGGAAAGTCCGGTGCCGGGCTTTCTGCCGGACGATCCGGTGGTGCGCAAAGAGCTGGCGCATTACTACAGCAGCGTGCGTCGCGCGGATGATTGCGTCGGTGAGATCCTCGCGGCGCTGAAAGCCAGCGGTGAGGAGGAAAACACCATCATCATCTTCCTCTCCGATCACGGCATGCCGCTGCCGTTTGCGAAAACGCAGCTCTACCATCACAGCAGCCGCACACCTCTCATGATTCGCTGGCCCGGTTTGACGAAAGACGGCGCGGTGGATGAGGCGCACCTGATTTCCACCGTCGATCTGCTGCCGACGATCCTCGATATGCTCGGCATCGCTTCGCCGGGCGGATTTGACGGCGCGTCTTTTGCGGAAGTGCTCAAAGGCGGCTCACAGCCTGAGCGCACGATGATTTTCAAGGAGCACAATGAAAACGCTGGTGGTCAAAACACGCCGATGCGTGCGGTGCAGACGAAGGACTGGCTGTACATCTTCAGCCCATGGTCCAATGGCACGCGTGTGATGAGCGGTGCCACCGCTGGCACGAGCACCTGCCGCCAGATGCGCGTGCTGGCGAAGAACAACGAGCAAATCGCCGCGCGGATCGACCTCTTTGACCACCGTGTGCCGGAGGAAGCCTATGAAGTGCGCTACGACCCGGATGCGCTCACCAATTTGATCGGGAAACCGGAGCACGCGCAGCGTGTGGCGGAGCTGGAGAAGGCTTTGGAAGACTGGATGGTGCGCACAAAGGACCCGCTGCTCGAAGTCTTTCGCAAACGAGACGACACGGCCTTCCGCGAGGAATTTACGAAGAGCCTCACCGCGAAGCAAATGAGCCGTGCGGAGCGTCAAAAGGCCAATTCGGTCGCCAAAACTGAAAATGAGGCACCAGGGCTCATTGCGCTGGTTTTACCGGAAAACGTCATCGCGGGCCAGACGGCCGTTTTGAGGCTCAAACACGCGTTTCCGGCCGAAATGGGCGAAAAGCCGGTGCAGGTTACTTTAAAGGACAGCAAAGGAACGCGGCTGAAACGCATCGAGGTGAATGCGAGCGGCGCGGGCGTGATCGAAGTGCCTTTTGAAATCCCTGCGGACGTTCAAGCCGTGAGTTTTGCCGGTCTGGTGGGCAAGAGCATCAAGGACGCGTTGCAGCATGTGCAGTCGAAGCCCATGAAAGTGCAGGGCAAAAAATAA
- a CDS encoding adenylate/guanylate cyclase domain-containing protein, with protein MRNFTAISAQLSAEEVAAMLREWYAQCEQVLKSRGAIIDKFIGDGVFAYWSGDSADVRAKAAEAAKILSSAEASDSPKRKWLKENMNIEVHCHIGLNIGDVALSAMGRGMSTAVGEAVNVTFRIESLTRKLQVPVLAGASFLHGWPQGLELFQTAGIHAVKGQPEPVEVYSLIDAPTITLGAV; from the coding sequence TTGCGTAATTTTACCGCCATTTCTGCGCAACTCAGTGCTGAGGAAGTCGCTGCGATGCTGCGTGAATGGTATGCGCAATGTGAGCAGGTGCTGAAAAGCCGCGGTGCGATCATTGATAAATTCATCGGTGACGGCGTCTTTGCCTACTGGAGTGGTGACAGCGCAGATGTGCGTGCCAAAGCTGCAGAGGCAGCGAAGATCCTCAGCTCTGCGGAGGCCAGCGATTCTCCGAAGCGCAAGTGGCTCAAAGAAAACATGAACATCGAGGTTCACTGCCACATCGGTCTCAATATCGGTGATGTGGCACTCAGTGCGATGGGACGTGGGATGTCCACAGCCGTCGGAGAGGCCGTGAATGTGACCTTCCGTATCGAAAGCCTGACGCGGAAGCTCCAGGTGCCGGTGCTGGCGGGTGCGAGCTTTCTCCATGGCTGGCCACAGGGGCTGGAGCTCTTCCAGACTGCGGGTATCCACGCGGTCAAAGGGCAACCAGAACCCGTCGAGGTCTATTCACTGATTGATGCCCCCACGATCACGCTGGGGGCGGTCTGA
- a CDS encoding rod shape-determining protein, producing the protein MLARLFGFVANDIGIDLGTANTLVYVKDHGIVLREPSVVAVKTGTNEVVAVGDDAKRMLGRTPGGITAIRPLKDGVIADFRVTEAMLRHFIRKVQGGRRPMRGPRVVIAVPSGITEVEKRAVIESAQQAGAREVHLMEEPMAAAIGVGLPVQEAAGNMIVDIGGGTTEVAIISLSGIVYSRSVRVAGDELDDSIINYMKRAYNLMIGERTAEEIKLRIGSAFPLGKETTMEVKGRDMVAGLPKTITITSQEVREAMLEPLNAIIDAVRTTLERCPPELSADLVDRGIMLAGGGALLRGLDKLLQEETALPVHVAEDPLSAVGEGTGRVLNELEFLRKVSTTEV; encoded by the coding sequence ATGCTAGCCAGACTTTTTGGTTTCGTGGCCAACGACATCGGTATCGATCTCGGAACGGCCAACACACTCGTTTATGTTAAAGATCACGGCATCGTTTTGCGCGAGCCGTCAGTCGTCGCGGTGAAGACCGGGACGAATGAAGTCGTCGCTGTCGGTGATGATGCCAAGCGCATGCTCGGACGTACACCAGGTGGCATCACCGCGATCCGTCCGCTCAAAGATGGTGTCATCGCAGACTTCCGCGTGACGGAGGCGATGCTGCGCCACTTCATCCGTAAGGTACAAGGCGGACGCCGTCCGATGCGTGGCCCGCGTGTCGTCATCGCGGTGCCATCTGGCATCACGGAGGTCGAAAAGCGTGCAGTTATCGAAAGTGCCCAGCAAGCTGGTGCACGTGAAGTGCATCTCATGGAGGAGCCCATGGCTGCTGCGATCGGTGTCGGCTTGCCTGTGCAGGAAGCAGCGGGCAATATGATCGTCGATATCGGCGGTGGCACCACGGAGGTGGCCATCATCTCGCTCTCAGGCATTGTTTACAGCCGCAGTGTGCGTGTGGCAGGTGATGAGCTCGATGATTCGATCATCAACTACATGAAGCGTGCTTATAACCTCATGATCGGTGAGCGCACGGCTGAGGAGATCAAGCTGCGCATCGGTAGTGCCTTCCCGCTGGGCAAAGAGACGACGATGGAAGTCAAAGGCCGCGATATGGTCGCTGGCTTGCCCAAGACGATCACCATCACCAGTCAAGAGGTGCGTGAAGCGATGCTGGAGCCGCTCAATGCGATCATTGATGCAGTGCGCACCACACTGGAGCGCTGCCCGCCGGAGCTCTCAGCCGACCTTGTCGATCGTGGCATCATGCTGGCAGGTGGCGGAGCTTTGCTGCGCGGCCTCGACAAACTTCTCCAAGAAGAAACAGCGCTCCCAGTGCATGTGGCGGAAGATCCGCTCAGCGCCGTGGGCGAAGGAACGGGCCGCGTGCTCAATGAGCTGGAGTTCCTGCGGAAAGTCAGCACCACGGAAGTTTAG
- the mreC gene encoding rod shape-determining protein MreC, with protein MKKLNLIALLIFLAGLASVFTLDTPATRQIQSRVLSIFSPFIHSSEALESTAASVMAAPLDAKALKRDNEDLRVQVERLRIIQQKYNQVTEENAKLLKLIDFKQASPFKMTPAKVIRRNASTWWNNIIIDKGSLDGIGTDSPVITSVGLVGKTSTLAPHMAKVILLTDELCCVSARIEGTLEQGLLYGERAALDIKPDLRLRFLNLNAVVNAGFGVYSTGEGGVFPKDLLLGRVKRFENKEITGEAIIEPAVDFSTLEYVFVIEMQKGEAAPSDIAPAPAAPQQTTAPASPPTAPGNP; from the coding sequence ATGAAAAAGCTCAACCTCATCGCGCTGCTGATCTTCCTCGCGGGGCTAGCCTCGGTGTTCACCTTGGACACACCCGCAACGCGGCAGATTCAGTCGCGTGTGTTGAGCATCTTTTCGCCCTTCATTCATAGTAGTGAGGCATTGGAGAGTACAGCAGCCTCAGTGATGGCCGCACCACTCGATGCGAAGGCTCTGAAGCGTGACAATGAAGACCTGCGTGTGCAGGTGGAGCGTCTCCGCATCATCCAGCAGAAGTACAATCAGGTCACGGAAGAGAATGCCAAGCTGCTGAAGCTCATCGACTTCAAACAGGCTAGTCCATTCAAAATGACGCCAGCCAAAGTGATCCGCCGCAATGCGAGCACCTGGTGGAATAACATCATCATCGACAAAGGTTCACTCGATGGCATCGGCACTGATAGCCCGGTCATCACGTCGGTGGGACTCGTCGGTAAGACTTCCACCCTAGCGCCGCACATGGCAAAGGTGATCCTACTCACTGATGAGCTGTGCTGTGTGTCCGCACGTATCGAGGGAACTCTGGAGCAAGGCCTTCTCTACGGCGAGCGAGCAGCGCTGGACATCAAACCGGATTTGCGCCTTCGCTTTTTAAATCTCAATGCCGTGGTCAATGCCGGCTTCGGTGTGTACTCGACGGGGGAAGGCGGCGTGTTCCCGAAGGATCTCTTGCTGGGCAGAGTGAAGCGCTTTGAGAACAAAGAAATCACGGGTGAGGCTATTATCGAACCTGCGGTGGACTTTTCGACACTGGAGTATGTCTTTGTGATCGAGATGCAGAAAGGCGAAGCCGCTCCATCCGACATCGCACCCGCTCCCGCCGCGCCCCAGCAGACCACAGCGCCAGCGAGCCCACCCACGGCTCCTGGAAACCCCTGA
- the mrdA gene encoding penicillin-binding protein 2, producing MVVKYHFRLYLFALAMLGGFALLSYRLFSLQITRREEFAKIVPGAKEKRARVPGPRGEIKDRNGITLAANKATFEVRVNLFEVFDDYRRTHKTVPKHTFMVPERGITREKQEFDIVAMFEETIEPYLRQLGVANSYASQQARDEEMKGMRTHFRTFDSGAAAPWVYRDNLTFAEFSRIAEHNLGLPGVTIEERASRVYPKGALACHILGYVSLPDDQRAVAEENIKWDYPVPDEYGVSGVEKSFDDYLRGRPGVRTMQLDRRGRMVGEKSYEPPRKGNDVYLTLDARMQIVAEKALRDGKVGRGAVVVIDVSNGEVMATASVPSFNPNKFIPSISQKDWDVINESKSNPLMNRAISRFAPGSTYKVPIALAGCIAGIQGRRYNCSGAVTYGTNAMQCWIQRQSGGAHGTLGLSDAIMKSCNCFFYRYGNDAKISRISEMGRLLGVGEKTGIELEDESAGILPNPDWLRIHKPGERWSDGYTANTSIGQGFVLATPLQMASVTATVANGGKAWRPHLLKRVVDGSQIVLENQPSLRGDLTANVKAEQIEIVRKGMWKVVNDPSGTGKSARITGIEVAGKTGTAQNWRFEGKTKIDDNHTWFISFAPYLNPRFACCILVQNGKSGGSVAAPVARRVLEQCLAIDRGAYQPAVDELQPAEGHFRQIEAIAYADAALPAVPGTDDDGDTGAGAPATRESSDEPAPRKRAKPNINRKSSNSSSSVPKAVPVRRAAPQPQPQPAQPGGFFRRIFR from the coding sequence ATGGTCGTTAAATACCACTTCCGCCTCTATCTCTTCGCGCTCGCCATGCTCGGCGGGTTCGCGCTGCTGTCGTATCGGCTCTTTTCTCTCCAGATCACGCGGCGGGAAGAGTTCGCGAAGATCGTGCCCGGTGCCAAAGAAAAGCGTGCCCGTGTGCCTGGCCCGCGTGGCGAGATCAAGGACCGCAATGGCATCACCCTCGCCGCGAACAAGGCCACCTTTGAAGTCCGCGTGAATCTCTTTGAAGTCTTCGATGACTATCGCCGCACCCATAAAACGGTGCCAAAACACACCTTCATGGTGCCAGAGAGAGGCATCACGCGTGAAAAGCAGGAGTTTGATATCGTTGCCATGTTTGAGGAGACCATCGAGCCCTACCTGCGCCAGCTCGGTGTCGCCAATAGCTACGCCAGCCAGCAAGCCCGTGATGAGGAGATGAAGGGCATGCGCACGCACTTCCGCACCTTTGACAGCGGGGCTGCCGCACCGTGGGTTTACCGGGATAATCTCACCTTTGCTGAGTTTAGCCGCATCGCAGAGCATAATTTGGGTTTGCCAGGCGTGACCATTGAAGAGCGTGCCTCCCGTGTTTACCCGAAAGGAGCACTCGCTTGTCACATCCTCGGCTATGTCAGCCTGCCTGATGATCAGCGGGCTGTGGCGGAAGAAAACATCAAATGGGATTACCCCGTGCCAGATGAGTATGGCGTCTCTGGTGTGGAAAAAAGCTTTGATGACTATCTGCGTGGTCGCCCAGGTGTGCGCACGATGCAGCTCGATCGCCGTGGTCGCATGGTCGGTGAAAAAAGCTACGAGCCACCACGCAAAGGCAATGACGTCTATCTCACCCTCGATGCCCGCATGCAGATCGTCGCGGAAAAAGCCCTGCGTGATGGCAAAGTGGGCCGTGGGGCCGTCGTCGTCATCGACGTCAGCAATGGTGAGGTCATGGCCACTGCCAGCGTGCCATCATTTAATCCGAACAAATTCATCCCCAGCATCAGCCAAAAAGATTGGGATGTGATCAACGAGAGCAAAAGCAATCCGCTCATGAATCGCGCCATCAGCCGCTTCGCACCCGGCTCGACCTATAAAGTGCCCATCGCACTCGCAGGCTGCATCGCAGGCATCCAGGGGCGGCGCTACAACTGCTCTGGAGCCGTCACCTACGGCACCAATGCCATGCAGTGCTGGATTCAGCGTCAGAGTGGTGGAGCGCACGGCACGCTCGGCCTCAGTGATGCCATCATGAAGTCCTGCAACTGCTTCTTCTACCGCTATGGCAACGACGCCAAAATCAGCCGCATCTCCGAAATGGGCCGTCTGCTCGGTGTCGGGGAAAAAACAGGCATCGAGCTCGAAGACGAAAGCGCAGGCATTTTGCCCAACCCCGATTGGCTCCGTATCCACAAGCCCGGCGAGCGCTGGAGTGATGGATACACGGCCAATACCTCCATCGGCCAGGGCTTCGTACTCGCCACGCCGCTGCAAATGGCCTCCGTCACTGCCACCGTGGCCAATGGAGGCAAAGCATGGCGTCCGCACCTACTCAAACGCGTGGTGGATGGCAGCCAGATCGTGCTCGAAAACCAGCCCAGCCTCCGTGGCGACCTCACCGCCAATGTGAAGGCCGAGCAGATCGAAATCGTGCGCAAAGGCATGTGGAAAGTCGTCAATGACCCTAGCGGCACAGGCAAATCCGCTCGCATCACCGGCATCGAAGTGGCCGGAAAGACCGGTACAGCACAGAATTGGCGTTTTGAGGGCAAAACCAAGATTGATGACAATCACACCTGGTTCATCAGCTTCGCCCCCTATCTGAATCCACGCTTCGCATGCTGTATACTCGTGCAAAACGGCAAATCTGGCGGTTCAGTGGCCGCCCCTGTCGCACGGCGTGTTTTAGAGCAATGCCTCGCCATCGACCGCGGTGCCTACCAGCCTGCCGTGGATGAGTTACAGCCCGCAGAGGGCCATTTTCGTCAAATCGAAGCCATCGCCTATGCCGATGCTGCCCTCCCGGCAGTGCCCGGCACCGACGACGATGGCGACACAGGCGCAGGTGCGCCTGCTACGCGTGAATCGAGCGATGAACCGGCCCCGCGCAAACGCGCAAAGCCCAACATCAACCGCAAGTCCTCCAACTCTAGCAGTTCCGTGCCCAAGGCCGTGCCTGTGCGGAGGGCCGCTCCTCAACCCCAACCTCAACCCGCCCAACCAGGCGGCTTCTTCCGCAGGATTTTCCGCTGA
- a CDS encoding Rne/Rng family ribonuclease, with product MRTGIRLVINCEKLENRVALLDNGAVEEYNIERVGTSSIINSVFKGRIRNIEQGLKAMFIDIGLDKNAFLHFWDAIPAALEGMEEVNRRGSKKKKRIESKDIPSLYPVGSEIMVQVTKGPVGNKGPRVTTNISLAGRLLVLMPLNDTCGISRKIEDPVERARLRKILEDIDLPEGMGVILRTEAMGKRARHIIRDLNILIEQWNETVATRDSRPAPVCCLQEPDLVERTVRDFLTEDIDEVACDDQATVERMQKLAAQISKRAKRRINFYQGQTAIFEHYGIQKQIDNAFYRQVWLPCGGYIVIDQTEALVAIDVNTGRNKGQKDQDKLLTETNLEAAAEVARQLRLRNMGGLIVVDFIDMKHRKDQQAVYKAMLQHLKRDKAKTQVTQISPFGLMEMTRQRLNESLGTTLYEPCPYCKGHGQVKTPLTMSVELQRRLSAVLGRLPENERSILVVVHPDVMNRLKTEDGELLVALERKYGARLTFRTDPSFHREHFTLVNAQSGEELKN from the coding sequence ATCCGCACGGGCATCCGACTCGTCATCAACTGCGAAAAACTCGAAAACCGTGTCGCCCTGCTCGATAACGGAGCCGTCGAAGAGTACAACATCGAGCGTGTCGGCACCTCCAGCATCATCAACAGCGTCTTCAAAGGCCGCATCCGCAATATCGAGCAAGGCCTCAAGGCCATGTTCATCGACATCGGGCTCGATAAGAATGCCTTCCTCCATTTCTGGGACGCTATCCCCGCTGCTCTCGAAGGCATGGAAGAGGTCAATCGCCGTGGCAGCAAAAAAAAGAAGCGTATCGAGTCCAAGGATATCCCCAGCCTCTATCCCGTCGGCTCTGAAATCATGGTGCAAGTCACCAAAGGCCCTGTCGGTAACAAAGGCCCCCGCGTCACCACCAATATCTCCCTCGCGGGTCGCCTGCTCGTCCTCATGCCGCTCAATGACACCTGCGGTATCTCCCGCAAGATCGAAGACCCCGTCGAGCGTGCTCGCCTGCGCAAGATCCTGGAAGACATCGACCTCCCAGAAGGCATGGGCGTCATCCTCCGCACGGAGGCCATGGGCAAACGTGCCCGCCACATCATCCGCGATCTGAATATCCTCATCGAGCAGTGGAACGAAACCGTCGCCACACGCGATAGCCGTCCAGCACCCGTTTGTTGCCTCCAGGAGCCCGACCTCGTCGAGCGCACTGTGCGTGACTTCCTCACGGAAGACATCGACGAAGTCGCTTGCGACGACCAAGCCACCGTCGAGCGCATGCAAAAGCTCGCCGCCCAGATCAGCAAGCGTGCCAAGCGCCGCATCAACTTCTACCAGGGCCAGACGGCGATCTTTGAGCATTACGGCATCCAGAAGCAGATCGACAACGCCTTCTACCGCCAGGTCTGGCTGCCATGCGGCGGCTACATCGTCATCGACCAGACGGAGGCCCTCGTCGCCATCGACGTGAACACCGGCCGCAACAAAGGCCAGAAGGACCAAGACAAGCTGCTCACGGAAACCAATCTCGAAGCAGCCGCAGAAGTCGCCCGCCAGCTCCGCCTGCGGAACATGGGTGGGCTCATCGTCGTCGATTTCATCGACATGAAGCACCGCAAAGACCAGCAGGCCGTGTACAAGGCCATGCTTCAGCATCTGAAGCGTGACAAAGCGAAGACCCAAGTCACCCAGATCAGCCCATTTGGCCTCATGGAGATGACCCGCCAGCGGCTCAATGAATCGCTCGGCACCACGCTTTACGAACCCTGCCCCTACTGCAAAGGCCACGGCCAGGTGAAGACTCCGCTCACCATGTCCGTCGAGCTCCAGCGCCGACTCAGTGCCGTGCTGGGTCGCCTGCCAGAAAATGAGCGCAGCATCCTCGTCGTCGTGCATCCAGACGTCATGAACCGCCTCAAAACCGAAGACGGCGAGCTCCTCGTCGCCCTGGAGCGAAAATATGGTGCCCGCCTCACCTTCCGCACAGACCCATCCTTCCACCGGGAGCACTTCACCCTGGTGAACGCTCAATCCGGCGAAGAGCTCAAAAACTAA
- a CDS encoding metallophosphoesterase → MPTKILPSEAVFWALCPCISHHAASLSPRLGAAVVVSQSQSHAAEVDDALIAILNDTHIGAQQSPKASIQENLRHTISWLLALPKRPAAVIINGDLALKDGRKGDYEQFAKLIEPLRAAGVALHLTMGNHDNLEAFYGVLSAERPGSPAVMSKHVSLVQLAGVNLFLLDTLKETMVTQGLIGEAQMSWLKQRLDEHADRPALLFAHHNPRLGGDPLHFPGGLEDSDALWEALATRKHVKAYIHGHIHHRDYFSHAGVHILNTPATSYVADKKTSTTGWTMLRLTQDGAEVTTHTHQPDHAWNGEMVPLKWRA, encoded by the coding sequence ATGCCGACGAAGATTCTTCCGTCAGAGGCCGTTTTTTGGGCCTTATGCCCGTGCATCTCACATCACGCCGCCAGTTTATCACCCAGGCTCGGAGCTGCGGTGGTGGTGTCTCAGTCGCAAAGCCATGCCGCTGAGGTGGATGATGCTTTGATCGCGATTTTGAATGATACGCATATCGGAGCGCAGCAGTCGCCGAAGGCGTCGATTCAGGAAAATCTGCGTCACACCATCTCCTGGCTGCTGGCGCTGCCGAAGCGGCCTGCTGCCGTGATCATCAATGGCGATCTAGCGCTCAAAGACGGGAGAAAGGGCGACTACGAGCAGTTTGCAAAGCTGATCGAGCCCCTGCGTGCAGCCGGCGTGGCGCTGCATCTCACCATGGGCAATCACGATAATCTGGAGGCTTTTTACGGTGTCTTGAGCGCAGAGAGGCCCGGATCTCCCGCCGTGATGTCCAAGCACGTCAGCCTCGTGCAACTCGCGGGTGTGAATCTTTTCCTGCTCGACACGCTGAAGGAGACGATGGTGACGCAGGGTCTGATCGGCGAGGCGCAGATGTCCTGGCTGAAGCAGAGGCTGGATGAGCATGCGGACCGGCCAGCGCTGCTTTTTGCGCATCATAATCCGCGGCTGGGCGGTGATCCCCTGCACTTCCCCGGTGGCCTGGAGGATAGCGATGCGCTGTGGGAGGCCCTAGCGACGCGTAAGCACGTCAAAGCGTATATCCACGGCCACATCCATCACCGCGATTATTTTTCGCATGCGGGCGTCCACATTCTGAACACACCCGCGACCTCGTATGTGGCGGATAAAAAGACCTCGACCACGGGCTGGACGATGCTGCGACTCACGCAGGATGGCGCAGAGGTCACGACACACACCCACCAGCCCGATCACGCCTGGAATGGCGAGATGGTGCCGCTGAAGTGGCGAGCATGA